One Methylophilus sp. TWE2 DNA segment encodes these proteins:
- a CDS encoding prepilin peptidase — protein sequence MSSELFLITLLIITIVLSLAVAWSDYRYRKIPNNYLLAAISLEAIVFIAMFVLFPFKFVIKGLMVSVIGMLIGGLSLYFPYKHKQVGAGDVKFMAVIGLLLGPKGAILSLLIGAMAGGVWALALAWRIGGLGHMWYNIKFMARSAYLTGFREFGWDLRSEGAVAMPYGIALAAGTILVCLEQLHLHLHRYLGA from the coding sequence ATGTCATCTGAATTGTTTCTGATTACGCTGCTCATCATCACCATTGTTTTATCTCTGGCAGTGGCCTGGAGCGATTATCGCTATCGCAAAATTCCTAATAACTATTTGCTGGCGGCCATCAGCCTGGAGGCGATTGTCTTTATCGCCATGTTTGTTCTGTTCCCGTTCAAATTCGTCATCAAAGGACTGATGGTTTCTGTCATCGGTATGCTGATTGGCGGATTATCACTTTATTTCCCTTACAAACATAAACAGGTGGGCGCGGGTGACGTCAAGTTTATGGCGGTGATTGGTTTGTTGCTTGGCCCCAAAGGCGCGATTCTTTCTTTACTGATTGGTGCCATGGCCGGCGGCGTTTGGGCACTGGCATTGGCATGGCGCATCGGCGGGCTAGGACATATGTGGTACAACATCAAATTTATGGCACGCTCAGCCTATTTAACTGGTTTTAGAGAGTTTGGCTGGGATCTGCGTTCTGAAGGCGCGGTAGCAATGCCATACGGCATAGCCCTGGCAGCAGGCACGATTCTGGTCTGTTTAGAGCAGTTGCATCTGCACTTGCATCGTTATCTGGGTGCCTAA
- a CDS encoding Flp family type IVb pilin translates to MIENVKSFLQDEEGQSMVEYGVTLGAVAAVSYIAVVQLGDKTADLYAWMANHLPGGEFTEIGTGNIVRLEADGLVSLSTNADSGAGFDEAGLLSENMQNTLGSDAVLGLDD, encoded by the coding sequence ATGATCGAAAACGTAAAAAGCTTCCTGCAAGACGAAGAAGGCCAATCTATGGTTGAATACGGTGTAACATTGGGTGCTGTTGCAGCCGTGTCTTACATCGCAGTTGTTCAGTTGGGTGACAAAACAGCTGACCTGTATGCATGGATGGCTAACCACTTGCCAGGCGGTGAATTCACTGAAATCGGTACTGGTAACATCGTTCGTCTGGAAGCAGACGGCCTGGTAAGCTTGTCAACTAACGCTGACTCAGGTGCAGGTTTCGACGAAGCTGGTTTGCTGAGTGAAAACATGCAAAACACATTGGGTTCCGACGCTGTTCTGGGTCTGGACGACTAA